TTGCTAACGCTGGTGACACTACTTTCCTAACAGAAAATCAGACTATAATTGCAAATAAAATTTGGTTTGCAATGAAAAACAGGAACTTTGACATTGCGAAATTTTATTTATCTTTGCTTCCTCCGGAAAATAAATTTTACCTTTATTTTAAAGGTGTAATTCTGTATAAAACGGGAAGGCGTAAAGAAGCACTTTTCTGTTTTAAAAATTCTTCCATTCCTGAGGCACTGTTTTTCCGTCTTATTCTTGAAAAGGATCCCTTTGTGAAAATCGAACTGTTGCAGGAACTTTTGGATTCTAATGCGAGGAGAAGTTTTAAATTTTCCGGTGCGAGAATTACGCTTAACAAACTGCTTGTTTCCAATCTTTCTCTTTTTAAACTTGCTCTGGATAGCGTTAAAAGTTTTGATGCTGTTTTATATAAAGAGTATCTTGCCAAATATTACGTTAATGTAGGTCAGTTCAAAAATGCTCTGTCTATCTTAAACAGTATGCACACACCTTCTGCTGAAGGTTTAGCTGCGGCTATAGAATTAGCCGTTTTCGATAAGCGAGTGAACTTGAATGGAAATAATTTCTACTCCTTTGTTTTGACCGGTAGAAAGCCGAAAGTGACCTTCTTAAAACCTTCTATTTCAATGGTAAATGACGAGGGGTTAAGATTTATTTTAAAAAGAAGAAGATATTTTTTGTTGAATTTTGTGGATTTTTCCCGGTTTTCTCCTTTTGATGCTGCTGTTGCGTGTTATCTTGCAAAAAGATATAAAGACGCCATAAGGTTTGCTTCAAAAACGCTGGGTGGCAGAATATCCAAAAGGCAAAAAGCTGTTCTTTACACGATTCTTTATCCGTCCCCTTCGGTTTTTAAAGGTGATATTGTTTCTCTTTCTATTGCACGGCAGGAGAGTCTGTTCGATCCGGGGGCTTTTTCAAGAAGCGGTGCTATAGGTTATATGCAGATAATGCCTTTTACGGGAAGGCATATAGCGTTTATAAAAGGTGATAACTTTAATGTTTCTAATCTATACGATATTAAAACTAATATTTCTTATGGAACTTTCTACATA
The sequence above is a segment of the Desulfurobacterium indicum genome. Coding sequences within it:
- a CDS encoding lytic transglycosylase domain-containing protein; the encoded protein is MTREEVEDFSRLNFSSPVSYLVFLQKYPDSPFKRTVKEMFIDSISETGNYSDFADVGFSEISDYYKVKLAEIYRKRGLEIKARELYKKVFSRTNSYDEQIIVANAGDTTFLTENQTIIANKIWFAMKNRNFDIAKFYLSLLPPENKFYLYFKGVILYKTGRRKEALFCFKNSSIPEALFFRLILEKDPFVKIELLQELLDSNARRSFKFSGARITLNKLLVSNLSLFKLALDSVKSFDAVLYKEYLAKYYVNVGQFKNALSILNSMHTPSAEGLAAAIELAVFDKRVNLNGNNFYSFVLTGRKPKVTFLKPSISMVNDEGLRFILKRRRYFLLNFVDFSRFSPFDAAVACYLAKRYKDAIRFASKTLGGRISKRQKAVLYTILYPSPSVFKGDIVSLSIARQESLFDPGAFSRSGAIGYMQIMPFTGRHIAFIKGDNFNVSNLYDIKTNISYGTFYIKKLIRQFGSLPLAAAAYNAGPGRIRRLLKLYGGVDSNTDLVLFVDTFLPLDETRNYVKKVVSNCFFYSKKFGVSDKICRVK